The proteins below come from a single Limnobaculum xujianqingii genomic window:
- the rep gene encoding DNA helicase Rep: MRMNPRQQQAVEFVTGPCLVLAGAGSGKTRVIINKIAYLIRECGYQARHIAAVTFTNKAAREMKERLAQTLGRKEARGIVISTFHTLGLEIIKREHVALNMKSNFSLFDDQDQMALLKELTEKWLENDKVLVSHLISAISNWKNDLIGPSGAAAAAKSERDKLFAHCYDLYDKQLKSCSILDFDDLILLPTLLLQRNEEVRERWQNRLRYLLVDEYQDTNTSQYELVKLLVGNRARFTVVGDDDQSIYSWRGARPQNLVLLSQDFPALQVIKLEQNYRSSGRILKAANILIANNPHVFEKRLFSELGYGEELKVVTANNEDNEAERVVGELIAHHFINKTDYKDYAILYRGNHQSRIFEKMLMQNRIPYRISGGTSFFSRPEIKDLMAYLRVLTNPDDDSAFLRIVNTPRREIGPATLEKLGTWANQRSVSLYRASFDVGLEQYLTGRGLESLQRFTRWLSSVAETSEKEPVAAVRDLIHGMDYESWLYETSPSVKAAEMRMKNVNQLFGWMTEMLEGSDLDEPMTLTQVVTRFTLRDMMERGENEEDFDQVQLMTLHASKGLEFPYVYLVGMEEGLLPHQSSIDEDNVDEERRLAYVGITRAQRELTFTLCRERRQFGELVRPEPSRFLLELPQDDLHWESARKVVSAEERMEKGKGHLANIREQLAKARSQD; the protein is encoded by the coding sequence ATGCGCATGAACCCCCGCCAACAGCAGGCAGTTGAATTTGTTACCGGCCCTTGTTTAGTGCTGGCTGGTGCTGGTTCGGGTAAAACTCGGGTGATTATTAATAAAATTGCCTATTTGATTCGTGAGTGTGGCTATCAGGCCCGGCATATTGCAGCGGTAACGTTTACCAATAAAGCCGCCAGAGAGATGAAAGAACGTTTGGCACAAACGTTGGGGCGCAAAGAGGCCAGAGGAATTGTCATTTCTACGTTCCATACTCTTGGATTGGAAATTATCAAGCGTGAACATGTCGCGTTGAATATGAAGTCCAATTTTTCGCTGTTTGACGATCAGGATCAGATGGCGTTATTGAAAGAGTTGACGGAGAAGTGGCTGGAGAACGACAAAGTTTTAGTTTCACATTTGATATCAGCCATATCTAACTGGAAGAACGATTTGATTGGTCCATCCGGAGCGGCAGCAGCGGCAAAATCTGAGCGTGATAAGCTGTTTGCTCACTGTTACGACCTCTATGATAAACAGCTTAAATCCTGCAGTATCCTTGATTTCGACGATCTGATTTTATTACCCACTTTGCTGTTACAGCGAAATGAGGAAGTCAGAGAGCGTTGGCAAAATCGCCTGCGTTACCTGCTGGTGGATGAATATCAGGATACGAATACCAGCCAATATGAACTGGTTAAGCTGTTAGTGGGTAACCGGGCTCGTTTTACCGTGGTGGGGGATGACGATCAGTCAATCTACTCATGGCGGGGTGCTCGCCCGCAGAACTTAGTGTTATTAAGTCAGGATTTTCCTGCTTTGCAGGTCATTAAGCTGGAGCAAAATTACCGTTCATCGGGACGGATACTTAAAGCAGCTAATATCCTGATTGCCAACAACCCGCACGTATTTGAGAAACGACTGTTTTCAGAGCTGGGATATGGTGAAGAGCTGAAAGTAGTGACGGCTAATAATGAAGACAATGAAGCCGAGCGGGTCGTAGGTGAACTGATTGCTCATCACTTTATTAATAAAACTGATTATAAAGATTACGCTATTTTGTACCGGGGGAACCATCAGTCACGAATTTTCGAAAAAATGCTGATGCAAAACCGTATCCCGTATCGGATTTCTGGTGGAACTTCCTTCTTTTCCCGACCAGAAATTAAAGATCTGATGGCCTATTTACGTGTGTTGACCAATCCGGATGATGACAGCGCATTTTTACGTATTGTAAATACACCCCGTCGCGAAATTGGTCCGGCAACGTTGGAAAAGTTGGGGACATGGGCCAATCAACGAAGCGTTAGCTTATACCGTGCCAGCTTTGACGTTGGGCTGGAGCAGTATCTCACCGGACGTGGACTTGAGTCGCTACAGCGTTTTACCCGCTGGCTATCTTCTGTTGCTGAAACCTCGGAGAAAGAACCTGTTGCTGCCGTCAGAGATCTGATCCACGGTATGGATTATGAAAGTTGGCTGTATGAGACATCTCCCAGTGTGAAAGCGGCTGAGATGCGCATGAAAAACGTTAATCAGCTGTTTGGTTGGATGACCGAGATGCTGGAAGGTTCCGATCTGGATGAACCAATGACGCTGACCCAAGTGGTCACCCGTTTTACACTACGCGATATGATGGAGCGTGGTGAAAATGAGGAAGATTTCGATCAGGTTCAGCTGATGACGTTACATGCATCGAAAGGTCTTGAGTTTCCTTATGTTTACTTAGTGGGAATGGAAGAAGGGCTGCTTCCTCATCAAAGTAGTATTGATGAGGATAATGTTGATGAAGAGCGCCGCCTGGCGTATGTAGGTATTACCAGGGCTCAGAGAGAGCTGACATTTACTCTATGCCGTGAGCGCCGTCAGTTTGGTGAGTTGGTTCGCCCGGAGCCAAGCCGATTCTTACTGGAGCTGCCTCAGGATGATTTGCACTGGGAAAGTGCCCGTAAGGTTGTATCTGCAGAAGAGCGAATGGAAAAAGGCAAAGGACATCTGGCTAATATTCGTGAACAGCTGGCAAAAGCACGATCGCAAGATTAG
- the ilvC gene encoding ketol-acid reductoisomerase, whose product MANYFNTLNLRQQLAQLGQCRFMGRDEFADESGFLKGKKIVIVGCGAQGLNQGLNMRDSGLDIAYALRKEAIDEKRASWRKATENGFKVGTYEELIPQADLVVNLTPDKQHSAVVQAVQPMMKKGAALGYSHGFNIVEVGETIRPDITVVMVAPKCPGTEVREEYKRGFGVPTLIAVHPENDPKGEGMAIAKAWAAATGGHRAGVLQSSFVAEVKSDLMGEQTILCGMLQAGSILCFDKLVADGASPAYAEKLVQYGWETTTEALKQGGITLMMDRLSNPAKLRAFALSEQLKALMAPLFQKHMDDIISGAFSEGMMADWANNDAKLLGWREETGRTDFENAPQQEGKISEQEYFDHGVLMIAMVKAGVELAFETMVVSGIIEESAYYESLHELPLIANTIARKRLYEMNVVISDTAEYGNYLFSNAAVPLLREKFMSSLQAGDLGKSVAAAEIDNAQLRDVNEAIRNHPIEVIGKKLRGYMTDMKRIAVAS is encoded by the coding sequence ATGGCTAACTATTTTAATACATTAAACTTACGCCAGCAGTTGGCCCAGTTAGGTCAGTGCCGTTTTATGGGGCGCGATGAGTTTGCTGATGAATCCGGTTTTCTAAAGGGCAAAAAAATCGTTATTGTCGGATGTGGTGCTCAGGGTCTTAACCAGGGCCTGAACATGCGTGATTCTGGTCTGGATATCGCTTATGCACTACGTAAAGAAGCAATTGATGAAAAGCGTGCATCATGGCGTAAAGCGACAGAGAACGGTTTTAAAGTCGGTACCTATGAAGAACTGATCCCTCAGGCAGATTTAGTGGTTAACCTGACACCGGACAAGCAACACTCAGCTGTGGTTCAGGCTGTTCAGCCGATGATGAAAAAAGGTGCAGCGTTAGGTTATTCTCACGGTTTCAATATTGTTGAAGTTGGCGAAACTATTCGTCCGGATATCACCGTTGTGATGGTAGCGCCGAAGTGCCCGGGAACGGAAGTTCGCGAAGAGTATAAGCGCGGTTTTGGTGTACCAACGCTGATTGCTGTTCACCCGGAAAACGATCCAAAAGGTGAAGGCATGGCGATTGCTAAAGCATGGGCAGCAGCGACTGGTGGTCACCGTGCTGGTGTTCTGCAATCTTCCTTTGTTGCTGAAGTTAAATCTGACCTGATGGGTGAGCAAACTATTCTGTGCGGTATGTTGCAGGCAGGTTCAATTCTGTGTTTTGACAAGCTGGTGGCTGATGGTGCCAGTCCGGCTTATGCTGAAAAATTAGTGCAGTACGGTTGGGAAACCACGACTGAAGCTCTGAAGCAGGGCGGCATCACGTTGATGATGGATCGCTTATCTAATCCGGCTAAACTGCGTGCTTTCGCACTGTCTGAACAGTTAAAAGCACTGATGGCTCCGCTGTTCCAAAAGCATATGGATGACATTATTTCTGGTGCTTTCTCTGAAGGTATGATGGCTGACTGGGCAAATAATGACGCTAAATTATTGGGCTGGCGCGAAGAGACAGGCCGTACCGATTTCGAAAATGCACCGCAGCAGGAAGGTAAAATCAGCGAGCAGGAGTATTTCGATCACGGTGTATTAATGATTGCGATGGTTAAAGCCGGGGTTGAACTGGCGTTTGAAACCATGGTGGTTTCCGGCATTATCGAAGAGTCTGCTTATTATGAGTCTCTGCATGAGTTACCGCTAATTGCTAACACCATTGCCCGTAAGCGTTTATATGAAATGAATGTGGTTATTTCTGACACAGCTGAATATGGTAACTATTTGTTCTCTAATGCTGCGGTACCTTTACTGCGTGAGAAATTTATGAGTTCATTACAGGCTGGCGACTTAGGTAAGTCAGTTGCTGCAGCAGAAATTGATAATGCTCAGCTGCGTGATGTTAATGAAGCTATCCGTAATCATCCTATCGAAGTGATTGGTAAGAAATTGCGCGGTTATATGACGGATATGAAACGTATTGCTGTTGCCAGTTAA
- the dctP gene encoding TRAP transporter substrate-binding protein DctP, with protein sequence MALAAQILTYTDHEPLGGMRTRFINDVFFPAIERESNGRLKIEAHWGGEIATGYKALGVIGEGHSADMGIVVPEYVSHALPLHQIFKSFPIGPAGDKQIAFFRQVYSDIPDFPAELQKEKVINLFFATGFPVAFLSSEPLNTLDDINGGKWRSASFWHQDFLRNAGAIPVTMPWGEGVYKALKDGSLNGLMVNMDSGYDINAHEAAPNVVVSRDLWLGHVYLLVINENTWNRLAKEDREAIQRAAESAYKTLGSVMDNSFNGMVAEMQKKGVKIRILASKEVWQWEAASRYQDVQASWVREQEGKSIKNAGSVLEKVRSIMNDSTK encoded by the coding sequence ATGGCATTAGCAGCCCAAATCCTTACCTATACCGACCATGAACCACTGGGTGGGATGCGAACTCGCTTTATCAATGATGTTTTCTTTCCTGCAATTGAGAGAGAGTCAAATGGTCGCCTGAAAATTGAAGCTCATTGGGGAGGCGAAATTGCCACGGGTTATAAGGCATTAGGCGTTATTGGGGAAGGACACTCTGCGGATATGGGGATTGTTGTGCCGGAATATGTATCTCATGCTTTGCCTTTGCACCAGATATTTAAAAGCTTTCCCATTGGCCCTGCCGGAGATAAGCAGATTGCTTTCTTCCGCCAGGTATATTCCGATATTCCTGATTTTCCAGCAGAGTTGCAGAAAGAGAAAGTGATTAATCTATTTTTTGCAACAGGGTTTCCTGTTGCTTTTCTCAGTTCTGAGCCGCTAAATACTTTAGATGATATCAACGGAGGTAAGTGGCGCTCCGCCAGCTTCTGGCATCAGGATTTTTTACGAAACGCAGGAGCTATTCCTGTGACAATGCCTTGGGGAGAGGGCGTTTACAAGGCCCTGAAGGATGGTTCCCTGAATGGGCTGATGGTTAACATGGACAGTGGATATGATATAAATGCCCATGAAGCGGCACCTAATGTAGTGGTTTCCAGAGACTTATGGCTGGGACACGTTTATCTTTTGGTGATAAATGAGAACACGTGGAATAGACTGGCAAAAGAGGATCGGGAAGCCATTCAGCGGGCAGCTGAGAGCGCATACAAGACCTTAGGCTCAGTGATGGATAATAGTTTTAATGGCATGGTCGCGGAGATGCAGAAGAAGGGTGTAAAAATTCGGATTCTGGCATCGAAGGAAGTGTGGCAGTGGGAAGCAGCTTCTCGCTATCAGGATGTACAGGCCTCCTGGGTAAGAGAACAGGAAGGTAAAAGTATAAAAAATGCAGGATCTGTTTTGGAGAAAGTCCGTTCCATTATGAATGACAGTACAAAATAG
- the wzzE gene encoding ECA polysaccharide chain length modulation protein: MKSEIQSVDNELDIRSLCYSLWYGKIWIVGIAIIFAAIALGYSYVVKQEWSTTAITDKPTVSMLGGYYSQEQFLRGLIRTSSNNAAVAETPITEDVYSEFIMQLSSYDARRDFWLQSDYYKQRQSGDVRADAVVLDELINNIVFMPKDDKKGMNDSVKLTAETPSDANQLLRQYINFANQRAVASLNAELQGTWSVRQTSLARQVQRQEKMANAVYQRELKRLQQALTIAQQQGITRSQTDVPADQLPNSELFLLGKPMLQARYEALQANGPDFENDYDHDRAVLSSLNDGAKLDNQFKAYRYLRTPEDPITRDKPRRLFLLIMWGGVGALVGAGVALTRRRKKEI; encoded by the coding sequence ATGAAATCAGAGATCCAGTCAGTTGATAATGAATTAGATATTCGTAGTCTGTGTTATTCATTATGGTACGGCAAAATATGGATTGTTGGCATTGCCATTATTTTTGCAGCTATTGCTTTAGGCTACTCTTATGTAGTCAAACAGGAGTGGAGCACAACTGCAATTACTGATAAACCGACCGTCAGCATGCTCGGCGGTTATTATTCGCAAGAGCAGTTTTTACGCGGGCTCATTCGAACCAGTAGTAATAATGCTGCAGTGGCAGAAACACCGATTACGGAAGATGTTTACAGCGAATTTATCATGCAGCTCTCTTCCTATGATGCCCGCCGTGATTTTTGGCTACAGTCTGACTACTACAAGCAACGTCAATCTGGTGATGTGCGTGCAGATGCGGTAGTGCTGGATGAGTTGATTAACAATATTGTTTTTATGCCTAAAGACGATAAAAAAGGCATGAACGATAGCGTTAAATTGACGGCAGAAACACCAAGTGATGCAAACCAACTGTTGCGCCAGTATATTAATTTTGCTAATCAACGCGCAGTAGCAAGCTTAAATGCAGAATTACAAGGTACCTGGTCAGTGCGCCAAACATCTCTGGCTCGTCAGGTTCAGCGCCAGGAAAAAATGGCGAATGCAGTATACCAGCGGGAATTAAAACGTTTGCAGCAGGCGCTAACCATTGCTCAACAACAGGGAATAACCCGTTCCCAAACAGATGTTCCAGCCGATCAATTACCTAACTCTGAATTGTTCTTATTAGGTAAGCCGATGCTTCAGGCTCGATACGAGGCATTACAGGCAAATGGTCCTGATTTTGAAAATGATTATGACCACGATCGCGCTGTACTTTCTTCTCTGAATGATGGGGCAAAACTGGATAATCAGTTTAAAGCATATCGTTATTTGCGTACGCCTGAAGATCCAATTACCCGAGATAAACCTCGCCGTTTGTTCCTGCTGATTATGTGGGGTGGGGTGGGCGCACTTGTTGGTGCCGGGGTTGCTCTGACTCGCAGACGTAAAAAAGAAATATGA
- the ilvY gene encoding HTH-type transcriptional activator IlvY, protein MDLRDLKLFLHLADSQHFGKTAKATYVSPSTLSRQIQRMEEELGQMLFLRDNRTVQLTHAGQQLKIFAQQTLLHYQQLKNALTQEGESLSGELRIFCSVTAAYSHLPAILDQFRALHPNVEIKLTTGDAADAVDKIQSNDADLAIAGHPETLPSTIDFRKIGEVPLVLITPALPCPVHTQMLEHKPDWANIPFILPEHGPTRRRIDQWFRRYHISNPQIYATVAGHEAIVSMVALGCGIALIPSVVLDNSPETIRSRISVADHVTLTSAFDLGVCVQKKRLNEPLIHAFWQLI, encoded by the coding sequence GTGGATCTTCGTGATTTAAAATTATTTCTTCATTTAGCTGACAGCCAGCACTTTGGTAAAACGGCGAAAGCAACCTATGTCAGCCCTTCCACCCTGTCCAGACAGATACAGAGAATGGAAGAAGAACTTGGGCAAATGCTATTTCTGCGAGATAACCGCACGGTGCAACTCACCCATGCAGGCCAGCAGCTTAAAATCTTTGCTCAACAAACGTTATTGCACTATCAACAATTAAAAAATGCCCTGACGCAGGAGGGAGAATCCCTCAGTGGCGAATTGCGTATCTTCTGTTCGGTAACCGCAGCTTACAGCCATCTGCCAGCCATACTTGACCAATTTCGCGCCCTGCACCCTAATGTAGAAATAAAATTGACCACCGGTGATGCCGCAGATGCGGTTGATAAAATTCAGTCTAACGATGCGGATCTGGCCATTGCCGGTCACCCGGAAACGCTACCGTCTACCATTGATTTTCGCAAAATCGGTGAGGTTCCACTGGTGTTAATTACACCGGCACTGCCTTGCCCGGTACACACTCAAATGCTCGAACATAAGCCTGACTGGGCGAATATTCCTTTTATTTTGCCGGAGCATGGTCCAACACGCAGACGTATCGACCAGTGGTTCCGTCGCTACCATATCAGCAATCCGCAAATTTACGCTACCGTTGCCGGTCATGAAGCCATTGTTTCTATGGTTGCTCTTGGCTGCGGTATCGCACTAATTCCCAGCGTAGTACTGGATAACAGCCCTGAAACTATCCGCAGTCGAATTTCTGTGGCGGACCACGTAACCCTGACATCCGCCTTTGATTTAGGTGTGTGTGTACAGAAAAAGCGGCTTAATGAGCCTCTGATTCATGCCTTCTGGCAGTTGATATGA
- the trxA gene encoding thioredoxin TrxA, translated as MSEKIIHLTDNSFENDVLKADGPVLVDFWAEWCGPCKMIAPILDEVAAEYEGKLTVAKLNIDQNPATAPQYGIRGIPTLLLFKDGAVAATKVGALSKSQLKEFLDASI; from the coding sequence ATGAGCGAAAAAATTATTCACTTAACCGATAACAGCTTTGAAAATGATGTATTGAAAGCTGATGGTCCTGTACTGGTGGATTTTTGGGCTGAGTGGTGTGGTCCATGCAAAATGATTGCCCCGATTCTGGATGAAGTGGCGGCTGAGTACGAAGGTAAACTAACGGTTGCTAAATTGAATATTGATCAAAACCCGGCGACTGCACCTCAGTATGGTATTCGTGGCATTCCGACCCTGCTGCTGTTTAAAGATGGTGCTGTTGCTGCAACTAAAGTTGGCGCACTGTCAAAATCTCAATTAAAAGAGTTTTTGGATGCCAGTATTTAA
- the rho gene encoding transcription termination factor Rho: MNLTELKNTPVSELITLGENMGLENLARMRKQDIIFSILKQHAKSGEDIFGDGVLEILQDGFGFLRSADSSYLAGPDDIYVSPSQIRRFNLRTGDTISGKIRPPKEGERYFALLKVNEVNYDKPENARNKILFENLTPLHANSRLRMERGNGSTEDLTARVLDLASPIGRGQRGLIVAPPKAGKTMLLQNIAQSIAYNHPDCVLMVLLIDERPEEVTEMQRLVKGEVVASTFDEPASRHVQVAEMVIEKAKRLVEHKKDVIILLDSITRLARAYNTVVPASGKVLTGGVDANALHRPKRFFGAARNVEEGGSLTIIATALVDTGSKMDEVIYEEFKGTGNMELHLSRKIAEKRVFPAIDYNRSGTRKEELLTTSEELQKMWILRRIIHPMGEIDAMEFLINKLAMTKTNDEFFDMMKRS, translated from the coding sequence ATGAATCTTACCGAACTAAAAAATACGCCGGTCTCTGAGTTGATTACTCTCGGCGAAAATATGGGACTGGAAAACCTGGCCCGTATGCGCAAACAAGATATTATCTTTTCGATTCTGAAACAGCATGCGAAAAGTGGAGAAGATATTTTTGGCGATGGCGTGCTGGAAATATTGCAGGATGGATTTGGTTTCCTCCGTTCAGCAGACAGCTCCTACCTCGCAGGTCCAGATGATATCTATGTTTCCCCTAGTCAAATCCGTCGTTTTAACTTACGTACTGGTGACACCATTTCAGGAAAAATTCGTCCACCGAAAGAAGGTGAACGTTATTTTGCATTACTGAAAGTTAATGAAGTTAACTACGATAAGCCAGAAAACGCCCGCAATAAGATTCTGTTTGAAAACTTAACTCCATTACATGCTAACTCTCGTCTGCGGATGGAGCGTGGTAATGGTTCTACCGAAGATTTAACCGCTCGTGTTCTGGATCTCGCTTCACCAATTGGTCGTGGTCAGCGTGGTCTGATTGTTGCGCCACCAAAAGCGGGTAAGACAATGCTGCTGCAAAACATCGCACAGAGCATTGCTTATAACCATCCTGACTGTGTGCTGATGGTTTTACTGATTGACGAACGTCCGGAAGAAGTTACTGAGATGCAACGTCTGGTAAAAGGTGAAGTTGTGGCTTCAACCTTTGATGAACCAGCTTCCCGCCATGTTCAGGTTGCTGAAATGGTGATCGAAAAGGCTAAGCGTCTGGTTGAACATAAAAAAGACGTTATTATTCTGCTCGATTCTATTACCCGTTTAGCGCGTGCATATAACACGGTTGTCCCGGCTTCAGGTAAAGTATTGACTGGTGGTGTGGATGCGAATGCTCTGCATCGTCCAAAACGTTTCTTTGGTGCGGCACGTAATGTAGAGGAAGGCGGTAGCCTGACCATTATTGCTACGGCACTGGTGGATACTGGCTCTAAAATGGATGAAGTCATCTACGAAGAGTTTAAAGGTACAGGCAATATGGAATTACACTTATCGCGCAAGATTGCAGAAAAGCGTGTGTTCCCGGCTATTGATTACAACCGTTCTGGTACTCGTAAAGAAGAATTACTGACAACATCAGAAGAATTACAAAAAATGTGGATCCTGCGCAGAATCATCCATCCTATGGGAGAGATTGATGCAATGGAATTCCTCATCAATAAGTTAGCGATGACGAAAACTAATGATGAATTCTTTGATATGATGAAGCGTTCATAA
- the rhlB gene encoding ATP-dependent RNA helicase RhlB: MSKTHLTEQKFADFALHPSVIKALENKGFHYCTPIQALALPYTVAGHDVAGQAQTGTGKTLAFLASTFNYLLTHEADSNRKINQPRALIMAPTRELAVQIHNDAEALAQETGLKIGLAYGGDGYEKQLKVLEAGVDILIGTTGRLMDYVKQNYIDLGAIQVVVLDEADRMFDLGFIKDIRWIFRRMPPATQRLSMLFSATLSFRVRELAFEHMNNPQYVEVEPTQKTGHRIQEELFYPSNEDKMRLLQTLLEEEWPERCIIFANTKHACEEIWGYLAADGHRVGLLTGDVAQKKRLHILDDFTKGNLDILVATDVAARGLHIPEVTHVFNYDLPDDCEDYVHRIGRTGRAGASGHSITLACEQYALNLPAIEQYIGHSIPVSRYSSEALLTDLPAPKRLSRPRNTGNPRRSSGPRRNGPPRNRKRPG; the protein is encoded by the coding sequence ATGAGCAAAACACACTTAACAGAACAGAAGTTTGCCGACTTCGCACTACACCCTTCGGTAATCAAGGCCCTTGAAAACAAAGGCTTTCATTACTGTACGCCAATACAAGCACTGGCGCTTCCTTATACGGTTGCAGGGCATGATGTTGCAGGACAGGCACAAACGGGTACTGGAAAAACACTGGCTTTTCTGGCATCTACCTTTAATTATTTACTTACCCATGAGGCTGATAGCAATCGCAAAATCAATCAACCTCGTGCACTAATCATGGCTCCGACCCGTGAACTTGCGGTCCAAATTCATAATGATGCTGAAGCACTGGCTCAGGAAACTGGCCTGAAAATTGGACTAGCCTACGGTGGTGATGGCTATGAGAAACAGTTAAAAGTACTGGAAGCTGGCGTTGATATTCTGATTGGTACTACCGGTCGCCTTATGGATTACGTCAAGCAAAACTATATTGATTTAGGTGCTATCCAGGTTGTTGTTCTGGATGAAGCCGATCGCATGTTTGATTTGGGCTTTATCAAAGATATTCGCTGGATTTTCCGCCGTATGCCACCAGCGACTCAACGCTTAAGCATGCTATTCTCCGCAACGCTTTCTTTCCGCGTTCGTGAACTGGCATTTGAACATATGAATAATCCTCAATATGTTGAAGTTGAGCCTACACAAAAAACCGGCCACCGAATTCAGGAAGAACTGTTTTATCCGTCTAACGAAGATAAGATGCGTTTACTTCAAACGCTTCTGGAAGAAGAGTGGCCTGAACGCTGCATTATTTTTGCTAATACCAAACATGCTTGTGAAGAAATATGGGGATATCTGGCCGCTGACGGACATCGGGTTGGTTTATTAACCGGTGATGTGGCGCAGAAAAAACGCTTACATATTCTGGATGATTTCACCAAAGGCAATCTTGATATTCTGGTAGCAACGGATGTTGCGGCTCGTGGTTTACATATTCCGGAAGTTACCCACGTATTTAACTATGATCTTCCGGATGATTGTGAAGACTATGTACATCGCATTGGTCGTACTGGTCGAGCGGGAGCCAGTGGGCATTCCATCACTCTGGCCTGTGAGCAATACGCATTAAATCTGCCAGCTATTGAGCAATATATTGGCCACTCAATTCCCGTTAGCCGTTATAGCTCCGAAGCATTACTGACCGATCTCCCTGCACCAAAACGCCTTTCACGTCCGCGTAATACCGGAAATCCAAGACGTAGTAGCGGACCTCGTCGGAATGGGCCTCCGCGTAACAGAAAGCGCCCGGGTTAA
- the wecA gene encoding UDP-N-acetylglucosamine--undecaprenyl-phosphate N-acetylglucosaminephosphotransferase, with amino-acid sequence MNLLSMSGDLVIVFLFSLAFLFIARKIAKFIGLVDKPNYRKRHQGVIPLVGGISVYAGICLYLFLNWNEIEQPGIYLICAGILVLVGAVDDRFDISVKFRATVQALVAIAMMVFAGLYLHSLGYILGPWELVLGPVGYVVTLFAVWAAINAFNMVDGIDGLLGGLGCVTFGALGVLLVIDGQAFLGYWCFAIIVAIIPYLLLNLGAFGKRYKVFMGDAGSTLIGFTVIWILLQSTQGVGHPMNPVTALWVIAIPLIDMIAIMYRRLRKGMSPFAADRQHIHHLIMRAGFTSRQAFVLITLAAALLAAIGVVGEHIFFISEWMMLALFLLVFVLYGFCIKHAWRVARFIKRTKRRMRRNHENQRIS; translated from the coding sequence GTGAATTTACTCAGTATGAGTGGCGATCTTGTTATCGTCTTTTTGTTCTCTCTGGCTTTTCTATTTATTGCTCGCAAAATAGCCAAGTTTATTGGCTTAGTAGATAAACCAAATTATCGGAAACGCCACCAGGGGGTTATCCCATTAGTTGGTGGTATTTCTGTTTATGCCGGGATTTGCTTGTATCTCTTTCTTAACTGGAATGAGATTGAGCAACCCGGCATTTATCTTATTTGTGCTGGAATTTTAGTTTTAGTTGGTGCTGTTGATGACCGTTTTGATATTAGCGTTAAGTTTAGAGCAACAGTACAAGCGCTGGTAGCGATTGCAATGATGGTTTTTGCCGGTCTGTATCTTCATAGTCTTGGATATATTTTAGGCCCGTGGGAACTGGTGCTTGGCCCGGTTGGTTATGTGGTTACTCTGTTTGCTGTGTGGGCTGCAATCAATGCTTTCAATATGGTTGATGGTATTGATGGCCTGCTGGGTGGACTAGGATGTGTCACTTTTGGTGCTTTAGGTGTTCTATTAGTCATTGATGGCCAGGCATTTTTAGGCTATTGGTGCTTTGCTATTATTGTCGCGATTATTCCTTACTTATTGCTAAACTTGGGTGCGTTTGGTAAACGCTACAAAGTGTTTATGGGTGATGCGGGTAGTACACTAATCGGTTTCACCGTTATCTGGATTTTATTGCAGAGTACTCAAGGTGTTGGTCATCCAATGAACCCAGTGACTGCATTGTGGGTTATCGCAATACCTTTGATTGATATGATTGCCATTATGTACCGTCGGTTACGTAAAGGCATGAGCCCATTTGCTGCCGATAGACAGCACATTCATCATCTTATTATGCGTGCTGGTTTCACTTCCCGTCAGGCGTTTGTGTTGATTACGTTGGCGGCAGCACTATTGGCAGCAATCGGTGTTGTTGGAGAACATATCTTTTTTATCTCTGAATGGATGATGTTGGCACTGTTCTTGCTTGTATTTGTATTGTATGGCTTTTGTATAAAGCATGCCTGGCGTGTAGCTCGTTTTATTAAGCGCACAAAGCGTCGTATGCGGCGAAATCATGAAAATCAGCGAATTTCTTAA